A stretch of Pseudomonas sp. CCC3.1 DNA encodes these proteins:
- the mobA gene encoding molybdenum cofactor guanylyltransferase MobA, translated as MHPFHCSILLLAGGRGQRMGGQDKGLVTWQGLPLIAHVQRAARPLTDDLIISCNRNHAQYAAYADHVVSDGNDDFDGPLAGIRAGLAVARHSHLLVLPCDVPKVDSDLLSALLDTAAHSPDQPVMVRQGEHWEPLFCVIATASAPAFEAAWQAGERSPRKIMLQLNARALQCAENDPRLSNFNTAHFLK; from the coding sequence ATGCACCCGTTTCACTGTTCGATCCTGCTGCTGGCCGGGGGCCGTGGCCAGCGCATGGGCGGTCAGGATAAAGGCCTGGTGACCTGGCAAGGCTTGCCGTTGATTGCCCATGTTCAACGGGCTGCACGCCCATTGACCGATGACCTGATCATTTCGTGCAATCGCAACCACGCCCAGTACGCCGCGTATGCCGATCATGTGGTCAGCGATGGCAACGATGATTTTGACGGGCCGCTGGCGGGCATTCGTGCAGGTTTGGCGGTTGCCCGGCACTCGCATCTGCTGGTGCTGCCGTGTGATGTACCCAAGGTCGACAGCGATCTGCTCAGCGCCCTGCTCGATACTGCCGCTCACTCACCGGATCAACCAGTCATGGTGCGTCAGGGCGAACACTGGGAGCCATTGTTCTGCGTCATTGCGACCGCATCGGCCCCGGCATTCGAGGCTGCTTGGCAAGCGGGCGAGCGCAGCCCGCGCAAAATCATGCTCCAGCTCAATGCACGAGCGCTGCAATGCGCCGAAAATGATCCACGGCTGAGTAACTTCAACACCGCGCACTTTCTTAAATAA
- the glp gene encoding gephyrin-like molybdotransferase Glp translates to MKPVGKPGRTGELMPVEVALERLLALADAAPIRDSESVPLAASDGRVLASDLIATLDLPPWPNSAMDGYALNLADWTGEPLPVSQRIFAGQAPEALALGTCARIFTGAPVPAGADCVEMQENAQVQADERVLFTEALSVGQNIRPQGQETTAGEIVLPAGTRLGPIEQGLAASLGCATLHVIRRTKVAVLSTGDELIEPGQPLGPGQIYNSNRVLLCSWLTRMGCEVVDAGILPDDLPATRQRLAELGAVDLILSTGGVSVGEADFLGVALREEGELALWKLAIKPGKPLTFGHFRGVPVIGLPGNPASTLVTFALLARPYLLRRQGVQTVEPLKFQVPAGFVWPKPGNRREYLRGRLEQGRAIIYKNQSSGVLRSAAWAEGLVEVLEHSTLVEGDWVGFIPLSEVLG, encoded by the coding sequence GTGAAACCCGTGGGTAAGCCGGGGCGCACGGGTGAACTGATGCCCGTTGAAGTAGCGCTTGAGCGATTACTGGCGCTGGCCGACGCCGCACCGATCCGCGACAGCGAGTCAGTGCCCTTGGCCGCGAGTGATGGTCGGGTTCTGGCCAGTGACCTGATCGCAACCCTGGACTTGCCGCCGTGGCCCAACAGTGCCATGGACGGTTACGCACTTAACCTGGCCGATTGGACCGGCGAGCCGTTACCCGTCAGCCAGCGGATTTTCGCCGGCCAGGCGCCTGAGGCCTTGGCGCTTGGCACCTGCGCGAGAATCTTCACCGGGGCACCGGTCCCGGCGGGTGCCGATTGCGTCGAGATGCAGGAAAACGCTCAGGTCCAGGCTGATGAACGGGTGCTGTTCACCGAGGCGCTGAGCGTGGGGCAGAACATCCGCCCTCAGGGTCAGGAAACCACGGCTGGCGAAATCGTACTGCCTGCCGGCACGCGCTTGGGGCCTATCGAGCAAGGGCTGGCGGCGTCTTTGGGGTGCGCCACCCTGCACGTGATTCGTCGTACCAAGGTCGCTGTGCTGTCGACGGGTGATGAATTGATCGAACCGGGCCAGCCGCTGGGGCCGGGGCAGATCTACAACAGCAACCGCGTGTTGCTGTGCAGTTGGTTGACGCGCATGGGCTGCGAAGTGGTCGATGCGGGGATCTTGCCCGATGACCTGCCCGCGACCCGACAGCGTTTGGCTGAACTGGGCGCGGTCGATCTGATTTTGTCCACGGGCGGCGTTTCGGTGGGCGAGGCGGACTTTTTGGGGGTAGCCCTGCGCGAAGAGGGCGAGTTGGCCCTGTGGAAACTGGCCATAAAGCCCGGAAAGCCCCTGACCTTCGGGCATTTTCGTGGCGTGCCGGTGATTGGCTTGCCGGGTAATCCAGCTTCGACCCTGGTCACGTTTGCCCTATTGGCCCGGCCCTATCTGCTGCGCCGTCAGGGCGTGCAAACGGTTGAGCCGCTGAAGTTTCAGGTGCCAGCCGGGTTTGTCTGGCCCAAACCGGGCAATCGCCGCGAATACCTGCGCGGCCGATTGGAGCAAGGCCGCGCCATCATTTACAAAAACCAGAGTTCGGGTGTTTTGCGCAGCGCCGCCTGGGCTGAGGGGCTGGTCGAAGTGCTCGAACACAGCACGCTGGTCGAAGGTGATTGGGTTGGGTTCATCCCGTTGAGTGAAGTGCTGGGCTAA
- a CDS encoding transglycosylase SLT domain-containing protein, with protein MRSRLFNFLSCLLLTSCAVQSTLAADLTQQRQLYDNAKRALAKGDSGPYFQNATALRSYPLTPYLAYDELTARLKSASNTEIEQFLAEHGDLPQANWMKLRWLRWLADRGDWATFAKYYDPKLNFTELDCLNGQYQLNHNLKAEGYASAEKLWLVGKAQPAACDALFSQWAAEGQLTEQKRWQRVKLAAEARNYGLATSLASGLTTLGPQAKIMIDVAQKPDMLSQPSRFAPASEAMSDAVGLGLRRLARQDPEKAAALLDTYATNMHFSRDEKVSIAREIGLTFARRYDSRGLDIMTQYDPELRDNTVTEWRLRLLLRLARWEDAYQLTKKLPQDLATTNRWRYWQARSLELAEPKNPQALVLLKNVAKERDFYGFLAADRAQTPYQLNNRPLMLSPQLVNKVRNTPGVQRALEFHARGQVVDGRREWYYVSRHFNRDEMVAQAKLAYDLKWYFPAIRTISQAQYWDDLDIRFPMAHRDTLVREAKVRGLHSSWVFAITRQESAFMDDARSGVGASGLMQLMPATAKETARKFSIPLASPQQVLDPDKNIQLGAAYLSQVHGQFNGNRVLASAAYNAGPGRVRQWLKGANHLGFDVWIESIPFDETRQYVQNVLSYSVIYGQKLNVPQPLVDWHERYFDDQ; from the coding sequence ATGCGCAGTCGTCTTTTCAACTTTTTATCCTGCCTGCTTCTCACCAGCTGCGCCGTGCAATCCACGCTGGCCGCAGACCTGACTCAACAACGCCAACTCTACGACAACGCTAAACGCGCTTTGGCCAAAGGTGACTCCGGCCCTTATTTTCAAAATGCCACTGCCCTGCGCAGTTACCCACTGACCCCTTATCTGGCGTATGACGAGCTGACCGCCCGCCTGAAATCCGCCAGCAACACCGAAATCGAGCAGTTTTTGGCTGAGCATGGCGACCTGCCGCAAGCCAACTGGATGAAACTGCGCTGGCTGCGTTGGCTGGCAGACCGTGGCGACTGGGCCACCTTCGCCAAGTACTACGACCCTAAGCTCAATTTCACCGAACTCGATTGCCTCAACGGCCAGTATCAGCTCAACCACAACCTCAAGGCCGAAGGGTATGCCAGCGCCGAGAAGCTCTGGCTGGTTGGCAAGGCACAACCAGCCGCCTGTGATGCGCTGTTCAGCCAATGGGCCGCTGAAGGCCAATTGACCGAGCAAAAACGCTGGCAGCGGGTCAAGCTGGCCGCCGAAGCACGCAATTACGGGCTGGCCACCTCGCTGGCCAGTGGCCTTACTACCTTGGGCCCACAAGCCAAGATCATGATCGACGTGGCACAGAAGCCCGACATGCTCAGCCAGCCGTCACGCTTTGCCCCGGCCAGTGAGGCCATGTCGGACGCGGTCGGCCTTGGCCTACGACGCCTGGCACGCCAAGACCCGGAAAAGGCTGCGGCACTGCTCGACACCTACGCCACTAACATGCACTTTTCTCGTGACGAAAAAGTGTCCATTGCCCGAGAAATCGGCCTGACGTTCGCCCGCCGTTACGACAGCCGCGGCCTGGACATCATGACCCAGTACGACCCGGAGTTGCGTGACAACACCGTCACCGAATGGCGCCTGCGCCTGCTGCTGCGCCTTGCGCGCTGGGAAGACGCCTACCAGCTGACCAAAAAGCTGCCGCAAGACCTGGCAACTACCAACCGCTGGCGTTACTGGCAAGCGCGCAGCCTGGAACTGGCCGAACCGAAAAACCCGCAAGCGCTGGTGCTGCTGAAAAACGTCGCCAAGGAACGTGACTTCTACGGCTTCCTGGCCGCTGATCGGGCGCAAACCCCTTATCAGCTCAACAACAGACCGCTGATGCTCAGCCCGCAACTGGTCAACAAAGTGCGCAACACACCGGGCGTGCAGCGTGCTTTGGAGTTCCATGCACGCGGCCAAGTGGTGGATGGTCGGCGCGAATGGTATTACGTCAGCCGCCATTTCAATCGCGACGAAATGGTCGCCCAGGCCAAGCTGGCCTACGACCTGAAGTGGTATTTCCCGGCCATCCGCACCATCAGTCAGGCGCAATATTGGGACGACCTGGATATTCGTTTCCCGATGGCGCATCGCGACACTCTGGTGCGCGAAGCCAAAGTGCGCGGGCTGCACTCAAGCTGGGTGTTCGCTATTACGCGTCAGGAAAGTGCCTTTATGGACGACGCCCGTTCCGGTGTCGGCGCCAGCGGCTTGATGCAATTGATGCCAGCTACCGCCAAAGAGACTGCACGCAAGTTCAGCATCCCGCTGGCCTCGCCGCAACAAGTGCTGGACCCGGACAAAAATATCCAGCTCGGCGCCGCTTACCTGAGCCAGGTACATGGTCAGTTCAACGGCAACCGGGTGCTCGCATCTGCCGCCTATAACGCAGGGCCGGGCCGTGTCCGTCAGTGGCTCAAAGGTGCGAACCACTTAGGCTTTGATGTCTGGATTGAAAGCATTCCGTTCGACGAAACCCGCCAATACGTGCAAAACGTATTGTCTTATTCGGTGATCTACGGACAGAAACTCAACGTGCCACAGCCGCTGGTGGACTGGCATGAACGTTATTTTGATGATCAGTAA
- a CDS encoding chemotaxis protein CheV: MAGILDTVDQRTQLVGENRLELLMFRLAGRQLFAINVFKVQEVLQLPKLTLMPHRHPHVCGVVNLRGKTLPVIDLSQAIGMRPVVPGPDSTIIVTEYNRSIQAFLVGSVDRIVNMNWEAILPPPSSAGRQHYLTAISKVDEQLVEIIDVEKVLAEIVPYNARVSREKLDDPVLERARGREVLLVDDSSVALAQLRETLSQLDIKMHIASDGLKALTLLKRWADSGQVMTDKLLMVFTDAEMPEMDGYRLTTEIRNDPRLRDLYVVLHTSLSGSFNESMVKKVGCDNFLSKFQPDKLVDVVRQRLMLDEVSA; encoded by the coding sequence ATGGCCGGCATTCTCGACACGGTAGACCAGCGAACGCAGCTGGTCGGTGAAAATCGACTGGAACTTCTTATGTTTCGCCTTGCGGGACGGCAGTTGTTCGCGATCAACGTGTTCAAGGTGCAAGAGGTGTTGCAACTGCCAAAACTGACCTTGATGCCGCATCGCCACCCGCATGTCTGCGGGGTGGTCAATCTGCGTGGCAAGACGCTGCCGGTGATCGACCTGTCTCAGGCCATCGGCATGCGGCCGGTGGTGCCGGGGCCAGACAGCACGATTATCGTGACTGAGTACAACCGTTCGATTCAGGCGTTTCTGGTCGGCAGCGTGGACCGGATCGTCAACATGAACTGGGAAGCCATTTTGCCGCCGCCGAGCAGCGCCGGGCGCCAGCATTATTTGACCGCCATCAGCAAGGTTGATGAGCAGTTGGTCGAGATCATTGACGTGGAAAAAGTGCTGGCCGAGATCGTGCCGTACAACGCCAGGGTTTCGCGCGAGAAGCTTGACGATCCGGTGCTGGAGCGCGCCCGTGGACGTGAAGTGCTGCTGGTCGACGACTCCAGCGTGGCCTTGGCGCAGTTGCGCGAAACGCTCTCGCAGCTTGACATCAAAATGCACATCGCCAGTGACGGCCTCAAGGCCTTGACCCTGCTCAAGCGCTGGGCCGATTCGGGGCAGGTGATGACCGACAAATTGCTGATGGTGTTCACTGATGCCGAAATGCCGGAGATGGACGGCTACCGCCTGACCACTGAAATTCGTAACGACCCGCGTTTGCGCGATCTGTACGTGGTGCTGCACACCTCGTTGTCGGGCAGCTTCAATGAGTCGATGGTGAAAAAAGTCGGGTGTGACAATTTCCTCTCCAAATTCCAGCCGGATAAATTGGTTGATGTCGTACGTCAGCGCTTGATGCTGGATGAAGTGTCTGCCTGA
- a CDS encoding ATP-binding cassette domain-containing protein, with protein MTLLKFSDVSLAFGSTPLLDKVSWQIARGERVCIIGRNGTGKSSMMKLVKGDQKPDDGSVWRAPGLKIGELPQELPVADGRTVFDVVAEGLDGVGELLAQYHHLSQNIVTDADLDKLMHVQQDLEARDGWRLQQLVDSTLSRLQLPADKTLAELSGGWRRRVLLAQALVSEPDLLLLDEPTNHLDIGAIAWLEEALKDFQGAVLFITHDRSFLQNLATRILELDRGGLIDWNGDYASFLVHKEATLAAEETANALFDKRLAQEEVWIRQGIKARRTRNEGRVRALKALRVERSERRERTGKANILLDTADKSGKQVMVLENVSFAHPNGPFLIKDFSMVLQRGDRIGLLGANGTGKTTLLKLMLGGLQPTDGKVEEGTRIDVAYFDQLRHQLDLEKTVIDNVAEGRDFIDIDGQSRHVLSYLGDFLFSPQRARTPVKALSGGERARLLLAKLFSKPANLLVLDEPTNDLDVETLELLEEVLLTFQGTVLMVSHDRAFLDNVVTSTLVFEGEGKVREYVGGYQDWLRQGGSPRLLGVTESKSGKADLNSAVVTAAPAQAAAQPAPAAKKKLSYKLQRELEALPGDIDAKEQAIAAVEADMAKADFYQRPAAQTAEVIAKLEKLQAELEQLVERWAELDA; from the coding sequence ATGACCCTGCTCAAATTCAGCGATGTGTCCCTTGCTTTCGGCTCTACGCCGTTGTTGGACAAGGTGTCCTGGCAGATCGCCCGTGGAGAGCGGGTGTGCATCATCGGCCGCAACGGCACCGGCAAGTCCAGCATGATGAAGCTGGTAAAAGGTGATCAGAAGCCCGACGACGGCTCTGTCTGGCGCGCACCCGGCCTCAAGATTGGCGAATTGCCGCAAGAGTTGCCGGTGGCCGACGGGCGGACCGTGTTCGACGTTGTAGCCGAAGGCCTGGACGGTGTCGGCGAGTTGCTGGCTCAGTACCATCACCTCAGCCAGAACATCGTTACCGATGCCGACCTGGACAAACTGATGCATGTCCAGCAAGACCTTGAAGCCCGTGACGGCTGGCGCTTGCAGCAATTGGTCGACAGCACCCTGAGCCGCTTGCAGTTGCCGGCAGACAAAACCCTCGCCGAATTGTCCGGTGGTTGGCGTCGCCGCGTCCTGCTGGCGCAAGCACTGGTTTCCGAACCGGACCTGCTGCTGCTCGACGAACCGACCAACCACTTGGACATCGGCGCAATCGCGTGGCTGGAAGAGGCCTTGAAGGACTTCCAGGGCGCTGTTCTGTTCATCACGCATGACCGTTCCTTCTTGCAGAACCTGGCCACCCGGATTCTGGAATTGGACCGTGGCGGCCTGATCGACTGGAATGGCGACTACGCCAGCTTCCTGGTACACAAGGAAGCCACCCTGGCGGCAGAAGAAACCGCCAACGCCTTGTTCGACAAGCGCCTGGCTCAGGAAGAAGTGTGGATCCGTCAGGGCATCAAGGCCCGTCGTACCCGTAACGAAGGTCGCGTTCGCGCCTTGAAAGCCTTGCGAGTAGAGCGCAGCGAGCGTCGTGAGCGTACCGGCAAGGCCAATATCTTGCTCGACACGGCCGACAAGTCCGGCAAGCAAGTGATGGTGCTGGAAAACGTCAGCTTTGCTCACCCGAACGGTCCGTTCCTGATCAAGGACTTCTCGATGGTCCTGCAACGTGGCGACCGTATCGGTCTGCTGGGCGCAAACGGTACGGGCAAAACCACACTGTTGAAGCTGATGCTGGGCGGTCTGCAACCGACCGACGGCAAAGTGGAAGAGGGCACGCGCATCGACGTGGCGTACTTCGACCAGTTGCGTCACCAGTTGGACCTGGAAAAAACCGTGATCGACAACGTTGCGGAAGGCCGCGACTTTATCGACATCGATGGTCAAAGCCGCCACGTCCTCAGCTACTTGGGTGACTTCCTGTTCAGCCCGCAGCGTGCCCGCACGCCGGTCAAGGCGCTGTCGGGTGGTGAGCGTGCGCGTTTGTTGCTGGCCAAATTGTTCAGTAAGCCAGCGAACCTGCTGGTCCTCGACGAGCCGACCAACGACCTGGACGTTGAAACTCTGGAGCTGTTGGAAGAAGTGTTGCTGACCTTCCAGGGCACCGTGCTAATGGTTAGCCACGACCGGGCATTCCTCGACAACGTGGTCACCAGCACCCTGGTCTTCGAAGGTGAAGGCAAGGTGCGTGAATACGTGGGCGGTTATCAGGACTGGCTGCGTCAGGGCGGTTCGCCGCGCTTGTTGGGCGTCACCGAGAGCAAGTCCGGCAAAGCTGACTTGAACTCGGCGGTGGTGACGGCAGCACCGGCTCAGGCCGCTGCACAGCCTGCACCTGCGGCAAAGAAGAAACTCAGCTACAAGCTGCAGCGCGAGCTGGAAGCGTTGCCGGGTGACATCGACGCCAAAGAACAGGCCATCGCTGCCGTTGAAGCTGACATGGCGAAAGCGGATTTTTATCAGCGTCCTGCTGCGCAAACGGCCGAAGTGATCGCCAAGCTGGAAAAGCTGCAAGCCGAGCTTGAGCAATTGGTTGAGCGTTGGGCTGAGCTGGATGCCTGA
- a CDS encoding YgdI/YgdR family lipoprotein, which yields MTHRTLAALMLTAGLAALAGCASPSVITLNDGREIQTVDAPKYDEASGFYQFKQLDGKATRINKDQVRTVKEL from the coding sequence ATGACTCATCGGACTCTCGCCGCTCTTATGCTCACTGCTGGTCTGGCCGCCCTTGCTGGCTGTGCTTCGCCATCCGTGATCACGCTGAACGACGGCCGCGAAATCCAGACAGTCGATGCCCCTAAGTACGATGAAGCGTCGGGCTTCTACCAGTTCAAGCAATTGGACGGCAAAGCCACCCGCATCAACAAAGATCAGGTTCGCACCGTTAAAGAGCTGTAA
- a CDS encoding universal stress protein → MPYKHILVAVDLTEECDPVIYRASASAEANNAKLSLIHIVEPMAMAFGGDVPMDLSQLQQQQFDQAKARLERLIDIYPQLSKDNCHLEYGQPRQEIHGFAKEHGCELIVVGSHGRHGLALLLGSTANDVLHGAPCDVLAVSLKKAE, encoded by the coding sequence ATGCCCTACAAACATATTTTGGTTGCCGTCGACCTGACCGAAGAATGCGACCCGGTAATTTATCGCGCCAGCGCCAGCGCTGAAGCCAACAATGCAAAGCTGTCACTCATCCATATCGTCGAGCCGATGGCAATGGCCTTTGGCGGCGACGTTCCGATGGACCTGTCGCAGTTGCAGCAACAACAATTCGATCAAGCCAAAGCACGCCTTGAGCGGTTGATAGACATATACCCGCAACTGTCCAAAGATAACTGCCATCTGGAATATGGCCAGCCACGCCAGGAAATCCATGGCTTCGCTAAAGAGCACGGCTGCGAACTGATTGTGGTCGGCAGTCATGGCCGCCACGGCCTGGCATTGCTGCTGGGCTCCACCGCCAATGACGTTTTGCATGGCGCACCGTGCGACGTATTGGCCGTTAGCCTGAAAAAAGCCGAATAA
- a CDS encoding MOSC domain-containing protein → MLRLNALYRFPLKSGKGESLSQARLDTLGLVGDRRWMLVDEASGRFLTQRADPKMSQLSALWNTGGGLTLGARGFESLDVALPDPDQDLRGVTIWRDTLRVPDAGDEAAQWLSRFIEKPVRLVHVPVERARMTEAGYGHDEDKVAFADGYPLLLIGQASLDDISRKVGRSMEMLRFRPNLVIEGGEAFAEDGWKRIRIGDVEFRVVKPCSRCILTTIDPQTGERDASREPLATLMTYRKQADGTMFGQNLVNDSEGVLEVGMPVTILE, encoded by the coding sequence ATGCTTCGCCTAAATGCGCTTTATCGTTTTCCACTCAAATCCGGCAAAGGCGAAAGCCTGTCTCAAGCCCGGCTCGACACGTTGGGGCTGGTCGGCGACCGCCGCTGGATGTTGGTGGACGAAGCGAGCGGGCGATTCCTGACGCAGCGCGCTGACCCCAAAATGAGCCAGCTGTCTGCCCTGTGGAATACGGGCGGAGGTCTGACCTTGGGCGCACGAGGTTTTGAATCGTTGGATGTTGCACTGCCCGATCCTGATCAGGATTTGCGTGGAGTTACGATCTGGCGTGACACCTTGCGTGTGCCGGATGCCGGGGATGAGGCCGCGCAGTGGTTAAGCCGCTTTATCGAAAAACCGGTGCGATTGGTGCACGTGCCAGTGGAGCGTGCGCGCATGACAGAAGCGGGGTATGGGCACGACGAGGACAAAGTGGCATTCGCTGATGGCTATCCGTTGCTGTTGATTGGGCAGGCATCGCTCGATGACATTTCCCGCAAGGTCGGGCGCTCGATGGAGATGCTGCGTTTTCGCCCCAATCTGGTGATTGAAGGCGGCGAAGCGTTTGCTGAAGACGGCTGGAAGCGCATCCGCATTGGCGATGTCGAGTTTCGTGTGGTCAAGCCGTGTTCGCGTTGCATCCTGACCACCATCGACCCGCAAACCGGCGAGCGTGACGCCAGTCGCGAACCGCTGGCGACCCTGATGACCTATCGCAAACAGGCAGACGGCACCATGTTTGGGCAAAACCTGGTAAATGACAGCGAGGGCGTGCTGGAAGTCGGGATGCCGGTAACGATCCTGGAATAA
- the moaB gene encoding molybdenum cofactor biosynthesis protein B has protein sequence MKAKVDTPFVPLSIAVLTVSDTRTLETDTSGQVFVDRLNEAGHHLAARVLLKDDLYKIRAQVATWIADDEVQVVLITGGTGFTARDSTPEAVSCLLDKRVDGFGELFRQISVADIGTSTVQSRALAGLANGTLVCCLPGSTNAVRTGWDGILAEQLDARHRPCNFVAHLKQAPACETRG, from the coding sequence ATGAAAGCCAAGGTTGATACGCCTTTTGTTCCTTTAAGCATCGCGGTTTTGACTGTCAGCGATACCCGCACCCTGGAAACCGACACCTCTGGACAGGTCTTTGTCGACCGCCTGAACGAGGCCGGGCATCATTTGGCGGCGCGGGTACTGCTCAAGGATGACCTTTATAAAATTCGCGCGCAGGTTGCTACCTGGATCGCCGATGACGAGGTTCAAGTGGTGCTGATCACCGGCGGCACCGGTTTTACCGCCCGTGACAGCACGCCAGAAGCGGTGAGCTGTTTACTGGATAAACGCGTGGATGGCTTTGGCGAATTGTTCCGCCAGATATCGGTGGCCGACATTGGCACCTCGACTGTGCAATCACGGGCCTTGGCCGGTTTGGCCAACGGCACTCTGGTGTGCTGCCTGCCGGGGTCGACCAATGCCGTACGCACGGGCTGGGACGGGATTTTGGCCGAGCAACTGGACGCTCGCCATCGGCCTTGCAACTTTGTCGCGCACTTGAAGCAGGCGCCAGCCTGTGAAACCCGTGGGTAA
- the yegS gene encoding lipid kinase YegS, with protein sequence MSAGKAFLILHGKQAMNEGVRAAVEQQRSMGRELAVRLTWEAGDAQRLVHEALAAGYTQLIAGGGDGTLRDIAEAMALADTTASLVLLPLGTANDFARAAGVSLEPGEALALLDVPAREIDLGEVGGQYFLNMATGGFGSQVTANTSEDLKKVLGGAAYLFTGLSRFSELQAAYAELQGPDFHWQGELLALGIGNGRQAGGGHELCPEALADDGLLDVSILPAPQEVVGTLKNLMAGGWGLDNLFVRARLPWVEIKTAQGLSLNLDGEPLSGEALRFSVRKGALRVHLPEASPLLSLER encoded by the coding sequence ATGAGTGCAGGTAAAGCATTTTTGATTTTGCACGGCAAGCAAGCGATGAACGAGGGCGTTCGGGCGGCGGTTGAGCAGCAACGTTCAATGGGGCGCGAGTTGGCGGTGCGCCTGACCTGGGAGGCCGGTGATGCTCAGCGCCTGGTGCACGAGGCACTTGCGGCGGGCTATACCCAGTTGATTGCCGGTGGGGGGGATGGCACTTTGCGCGATATTGCCGAAGCCATGGCGCTGGCGGACACCACGGCCAGTCTGGTGCTGTTGCCGCTGGGCACGGCCAATGACTTTGCCCGTGCTGCGGGTGTTTCTCTGGAGCCTGGCGAAGCCCTGGCCTTGCTGGATGTTCCGGCTCGGGAAATTGACTTGGGCGAAGTCGGCGGGCAGTACTTTTTGAATATGGCCACGGGGGGCTTTGGCAGTCAGGTCACCGCCAATACTTCCGAAGACCTGAAAAAAGTCCTCGGCGGTGCCGCCTATCTGTTTACGGGCCTGTCGCGTTTCAGCGAGTTGCAGGCAGCGTATGCAGAGCTGCAAGGTCCGGATTTTCACTGGCAAGGTGAGTTGCTGGCGCTGGGAATCGGCAATGGACGTCAGGCGGGCGGCGGGCATGAGTTGTGTCCAGAGGCGCTGGCCGATGACGGGCTGCTGGATGTGAGTATCTTGCCGGCCCCGCAAGAGGTGGTGGGGACCCTTAAAAACCTCATGGCTGGTGGCTGGGGGCTGGATAACCTGTTCGTGCGGGCGCGCCTGCCATGGGTTGAGATCAAGACGGCTCAAGGCTTGTCGCTCAACCTGGATGGTGAGCCGTTATCCGGCGAGGCCTTGCGCTTTAGCGTACGTAAAGGCGCTCTGCGGGTGCACTTGCCTGAAGCATCGCCTCTGCTGAGTCTTGAGCGTTAA